A window of Komagataella phaffii GS115 chromosome 1, complete sequence contains these coding sequences:
- a CDS encoding Protein kinase primarily involved in telomere length regulation, giving the protein MPTIDYKALSILLRSTKIKDRNEALDQLDQIDSSWSYNTDKSQVSGILLVIDSICAAIDIEKTLYLKSLLVNNANRTVDTRLERSSNSIRRILSALFKLSNVLPKIKTKHYQSFLGGIMDCSLSQLDSGDSIIVLPVALNSFKSLAFLLELYPFRNHLNVEFLDSVLSFILKCLHLLDSTKLEASRTALNERLIRELLVSLCLLINPEDSSNLSIFTNNDHIFSIINSVHFYYSNYFVHTRRASYTIVLIFQIINKLLTNTSIVNIKYCHQLYKLGVSYLNHTEYFNIDSLKDQLVIFLNLIPDFIDLSHFPKLIGDDWNFRSHDLNELNLPDSSLSLFASAENSEPVDPITNSNSGELTQLVIRLLRLLGENTEFQLNVQNIGLFLFPSEQLNWFALNHIYLDSSSSPKGWLLASGVVEILNRMYRSNDSVSQSISRSNILHPPARKRRKTSQPDTLENILHAAETVEELLLSMITSNETSTILLGLQLCSFHLEKNVNYPESMHDSRRTVSGMSILPPLLRVLEIQIPSLSFWSLLCIRSLLSHERRCEDPGDTFTDRNTVYQLVKYSLESLKEVSTVRISSLVLSELIYLSSKTSMNQKFIDTWSFDENIIALFEGMIDISEFNGPSIVSKESLFFWLQVSELESKLIKSLKSSSRTRLTLKIQLWLFSKWNTFSWSIQEEDYPLLVDFISWLATPIAISIISSPITVRNRTFAAYMDLKVAYAPLTSFILNQTVSQKAASQTFEYTTSQLSQNLEQIDLLFTSLFKKIDDMRSSSENYSFELCLLLRLRERIEGNSNTVNYLSSIEYKVNDILSKQLAKIETEREEFFFELFKLVNQGCINNDSIHFIVQKVDVDDLLADCINYLNSPSRNSTPEVLNEELNLDHSFGEDDFDDLPHKDLASKVRWDVVQLKETPENRMINFFLQALTFDDSFHKILMILQELTSKESLLIGCSCVVAVLEKESRFVRDLSPPALSKFVRLFAGKLLTNYSTERLESTIVTGCKLLRSLSEVWLGGSLEQDCTDICNFFIRLQQTHLISTEMALIEVGNLYLHLAELGLDAASSGNGYGVVRFLELFTSYDNNFFKISISNGLRSLLTKLPYRDQQDYYEKLEKVFGTPQETVEKSATFCLFLTSLSLSSDDILAQVLHSLLGLSSFAHVKCYLPSSFKLISNLGNESSIKHLFSKINLKMFKLWVEKGISFKKVPFDLLGFKSFNEFLRTNRKEVAAVYLSKDRIQDLTELINTSGTCIPDIVGESFPLSIALSFTSGGVRDEIFSTLRKLLGNDKRLTEEIKLHLVFVIWQVLKFTDFSDLSRIGDMLGKPNHVFLTISTGLRILPDPVISSKTSLHFFKAIIEKYYQTQDLFWTGPVIFFLLRRCLVQIELTDNIIKKKHFIQKIMFLVLIAPASFGFKHIIELLISLSPLLVVKETHEQVSLLIVEVLKESSSAAVSLIPIAYALLWKSQHRHPSDYWVQYLTQLTEEESELTIKANVYERCLNVLKDQPFKLDASFLEELLLFSETFEQKPLKNAIVLLVSLMMDFTNQTSFALDIEVLDNQLISMLTGINDTDIYSNAFNLWRARILGHYYLTTGQIATMSSIELDSKLLEDTSNIFPKATDRFDLLVAELLQNSDPASNLEKSHYESVIGALLLTTNFDSKHLRSMLNFDTLKKSKEYILPLHYHTCLLASSEVETYGKSFFKKKISEFHISAVSNSSLVSGQWISDVCMAIINEISDSIPVIKLFAILVHNSPHIVSKIFLPLVLFYVATSKEAIHHMHVIIDQFFQIKKETLSSDSINLILELILLIRVGFYKKIKAMEKLYRGMNFPVIIKLAQYARKPKISLVLFEDYHTNMSPAEFSLGNHSPFLRILYHDVDEADILRGLPVKTNIDYAVDMLSQSTEDRWKNMVFDIANFDVSFIRKSKTGQTNRLAHTMLSDGMTSLSKLTGEYLSESKQDSVAGTQILEDQYCWSWRLSQWDVPVPQELDTIDKSIFKLLKEINERPNELRLICEDSLRKCLVDKPKFIRKTIFKKQNLKSWFNCLAVIRSIEELDRLNDSNLAKELNHYSSNTKWLDNADVEQSDHLLLGRKTALELLVGSKRLSTTNLKLSMLAELARYFNLAKKEGEIQKSVFASTFMDSISRDFPNEADSSVITFVKDISKFYLAASFWQLQQSSFSVTALKEIIDNQKVLPHISSFSFKLLEKPRPLLQSILIEWMSVSRQDTAASIMKDMVTPMLQTSLDDVEPIDRAQIYHVIANFCDKQLLTKSIDESISKMEKYYKQQKKELNDLSEFVHNKGNDKEERKEATRVYKRIEKQFKANYKEYEAISKSRRRYIETSIMFYLKTISVHDCYDNTDVDRFCGLWLEHSSDDKLNKVIHRKLMDVPLYKFITWINQLMSRLLDEDSNFQRNLKTLILELSYMHPFHTLYMLKSLRLNDFSNDLSVTSRNEAANKVWEKLQLRDTGFNHRILSKLDEFCDKAVALAGLKLGKVTEISLRSITNGRWWTSTLPQLDVTPPTCTIPIKKDGQYRVSEMVTISSVEEVIKVARSGISLPKIMNIKLSNGKSHKILLKGGTDDLRQDAIMEQVFAKVNSLFARDKNTRKRNLNIRTYKVVPLGPQSGIIEFVDNSIALNDILRKLHSQSDTLSFEEARLKMKEVQDQSNEERLIVYQEICKNVHPVLRNFFFSTFLNPETWFSTRMNYTHGISSTSITGHVLGLGDRHNNNILLDLFSGDPIHIDLGVAFDQGKLLPLPETVPFRLTRDIVDGFGITGVQGCFQTSAEHCFQVLREHSENIKSILDVLRYDPLYSWSVSPIRRHRIQEMENIEAAVKAQRDGSEAQIAIEGVLRKLFADGLSTEAVVRELIQEATDPANLSLLYLGWCPFY; this is encoded by the exons ATGCCTACAATTGATTACAAGGCACTGTCCA TTTTATTGAGATCTACCAAGATCAAAGACAGGAACGAGGCACTAGATCAGTTGGATCAGATTGATTCTTCCTGGTCGTATAACACAGATAAGTCTCAAGTTTCCGGCATATTACTGGTCATTGACTCCATTTGTGCAGCCAttgacattgaaaagaCTTTGTATCTGAAATCTCTTCTGGTCAATAATGCCAACAGGACAGTTGATACAAGGTTGGAAAGGAGTTCAAACAGCATAAGGCGGATTCTATCCGCACTCTTTAAACTCTCCAATGTGCTACcaaaaatcaaaaccaaaCACTATCAGTCCTTTCTTGGAGGGATTATGGATTGTAGTTTGTCTCAATTAGACTCTGGAGATTCAATTATAGTGCTACCAGTTGCCCTGAATAGTTTCAAATCATTAGCATTCCTCTTGGAGTTGTATCCCTTCAGAAATCATTTGAACGTGGAGTTTCTAGACTCCGTCCTGTCTTTCATACTAAAATGTCTTCATTTGCTGGACTCAACGAAGCTGGAAGCTTCCCGCACTGCTCTTAATGAGAGACTTATACGAGAACTACTGGTTTCATTGTGTCTTCTAATAAACCCAGAAGACTCGTCAAACCTGTCCATTTTTACCAACAATGATCATATTTTTTCCATCATAAATTCAGTTCATTTTTATTACTCTAACTATTTTGTTCACACAAGGCGTGCTTCATACACGATTGTGTTAATCTTTCAGATAATCAACAAACTATTAACCAATACTTCCATTGTTAACATCAAATACTGCCATCAATTATACAAACTCGGAGTATCTTACCTCAATCATACTGAGTACTTCAATATAGACTCTCTCAAGGATCAACTGGTGATTTTCTTGAATTTAATACCTGACTTTATTGACCTCTCACATTTCCCCAAACTTATTGGCGATGATTGGAACTTTAGATCCCATGATCTCAATGAACTAAATTTGCCTGACTCTTCATTGTCGCTTTTTGCATCTGCAGAAAACTCTGAGCCAGTTGATCCTATCACTAACTCAAATTCAGGTGAGTTGACTCAACTAGTGATCCGTTTGCTGAGACTGCTGGGAGAAAATACAGAATTTCAACTCAACGTACAAAACATTGGTTTATTCCTTTTTCCCTCTGAACAGCTGAACTGGTTTGCGTTGAATCACATCTATCTTGACTCATCCTCATCCCCAAAAGGGTGGTTGTTAGCTTCTGGGGTGGTTGAAATTCTAAATCGAATGTACAGATCGAACGATTCAGTCTCCCAGTCCATTTCTAGAAGCAATATACTCCATCCTCCAGCTAGAAAAAGACGGAAAACATCACAACCAGACACTCTTGAAAATATATTGCATGCTGCCGAAACAGTAGAAGAACTTTTGCTCTCCATGATAACTTCTAACGAGACCAGCACTATTTTGCTTGGTCTCCAACTAtgttcttttcatttggagaagaacGTCAATTATCCAGAATCAATGCATGATAGCCGGAGGACGGTATCAGGTATGAGCATCCTACCGCCTCTACTAAGGGTCTTGGAAATACAAATTCCttcactttctttttggtcACTACTATGTATTCGTTCTTTATTGAGTCATGAACGTCGATGTGAAGATCCTGGAGACACTTTTACAGATCGAAATACTGTCTATCAATTGGTAAAGTACTCCTTAGAATCGCTGAAGGAAGTATCTACTGTGAGAATTTCCTCTCTGGTATTATCCGAACTTATATATCTTAGCTCCAAAACGTCCATGAACCAAAAATTCATTGATACTTGGAGTTTTGACGAAAACATCATTGcactttttgaaggaatGATTGATATATCTGAATTCAACGGTCCTTCCATTGTTAGTAAGGAGtctctttttttctggCTACAAGTTAGTGAACTAGAGTCTAAGCTTATAAAATCTTTAAAATCTTCTTCACGAACAAGGCTGACCCTGaagattcaactttggttgttttcaaaatggaaCACTTTTTCATGGAGTATACAAGAGGAAGATTATCCTCTGCTGGTTGATTTTATATCATGGCTGGCAACTCCGATTGCAATCTCCATCATTTCTAGCCCTATAACTGTTCGTAATAGAACTTTTGCTGCCTATATGGATCTTAAAGTTGCCTATGCTCCTTTAACTAGTTTCATTTTaaatcaaacagtttcTCAGAAGGCAGCAAGTCAAACTTTCGAATATACTACTTCACAACTGTCCCAAAACTTGGAGCAAATCGACCTGCTATTTACAAGTCTCTTTAAGAAAATAGACGATATGAGGTCTTCGTCCGAGAACTATTCTTTCGAACTGTGTTTATTACTTCGTTTACGAGAAAGGATTGAGGGCAATTCAAACACAGTCAACtatctttcttcaattgaataCAAAGTAAATGATATTCTCTCCAAGCAGTTGGCAAAAATTGAGACTGAACGGGAAgagtttttttttgagCTCTTCAAGCTTGTGAACCAAGGTTGTATCAATAATGATTCTATTCATTTTATTGTACAAAAGGTTGATGTGGACGATCTTCTGGCTGATTGTATTAACTATCTTAACTCGCcttcaagaaattcaacACCTGAAGTTTTAAATGAGGAGCTTAATCTGGATCATAGTTTTGGggaagatgattttgatgatctCCCCCATAAAGATCTAGCCAGTAAAGTCAGGTGGGATGTTGTTCAACTAAAAGAGACTCCAGAGAACCGGATGATAAACTTTTTCCTACAAGCTTTAACGTTTGACGACTCTTTCCATAAAATACTAatgattcttcaagagtTAACATCTAAAGAATCTCTACTTATTGGTTGCTCGTGTGTAGTAGCAGTCTTGGAGAAGGAATCAAGATTTGTGAGGGACTTGTCACCCCCTGCGCTCTCTAAATTCGTTCGTTTGTTTGCTGGAAAACTATTAACAAATTATAGTACAGAGAGGCTAGAGTCAACTATTGTGACAGGCTGTAAATTATTAAGGAGTCTTTCTGAAGTTTGGCTGGGTGGTTCCCTTGAACAAGACTGTACTGACATCTGCAATTTTTTTATACGTTTACAACAAACACATTTGATCTCCACTGAAATGGCCCTCATAGAAGTGGGGAATCTTTATCTGCATTTAGCCGAGCTGGGGCTTGATGCGGCGAGCTCGGGTAATGGATATGGTGTTGTAAGGTTTTTAGAGCTTTTCACATCCTACGACAataatttcttcaaaatttcgATTTCCAATGGCCTTCGATCTCTCTTGACAAAGCTACCATATAGAGATCAGCAAGATTACTATGAAAAGCTGgagaaagtttttggaactCCCCAGGAAACTGTGGAGAAATCTGCAACTTTTTGCCTCTTCTTGACGTCCTTGAGTCTCTCTAGTGATGACATACTAGCTCAAGTTTTGCATAGCTTACTCGgactttcaagttttgctCATGTAAAGTGCTATCtgccttcttcttttaAGCTCATAAGCAACCTTGGAAATGAAAGTTCGATCAAGCACCTTTTCAGCAAGAtaaatttgaaaatgttcaaaCTATGGGTTGAAAAGggaatctctttcaagaaagttcCATTTGATCTGTTGGGATTTAAGTCTTTCAATGAGTTTCTTAGGACTAATAGAAAAGAAGTTGCAGCTGTTTATCTCTCAAAGGATAGAATCCAGGATTTAACTGAGTTGATCAACACTAGTGGAACCTGTATCCCAGACATCGTTGGAGAATCATTTCCATTGAGCATAGCTCTTTCATTCACCAGTGGTGGAGTGAGGGATGAAATATTTTCTACTCTGAGGAAACTTTTAGGGAACGATAAGAGGCTCACAGAAGAGATAAAGTTGCATTTGGTTTTTGTTATTTGGCAGGTTTTAAAGTTCacagatttttcagactTGAGTAGAATCGGAGATATGCTGGGGAAACCTAACCATGTATTTCTTACTATTTCCACTGGTCTAAGAATTCTGCCTGATCCCGttatttcttccaagaCATCATTGCATTTTTTTAAAgctatcattgaaaagtattATCAAACTCAGGACCTCTTTTGGACTGGTCCAGTTATATTTTTCTTATTGAGGAGATGTTTAGTGCAGATAGAATTGACAGATAATatcatcaagaagaaacatttCATTCAGAAGATTATGTTCTTAGTTCTCATAGCTCCAGCTTCGTTTGGCTTCAAGCACATCATTGAACTACTTATCAGTTTGTCTCCGCTTTTGGTTGTCAAAGAAACTCATGAGCAAGTCAGCCTCTTAATAGTAGAGGTATTGAAAGAATCCTCTTCTGCGGCCGTTTCATTGATTCCAATTGCTTACGCCTTGTTGTGGAAAAGTCAACATAGACATCCTAGTGATTATTGGGTTCAGTATTTAACCCAGTtgacagaagaagaatctgaacTAACGATCAAGGCGAATGTGTATGAACGTTGTTTAAACGTTTTGAAGGATCAACCATTTAAACTCGATGCATCttttttggaggaattACTACTTTtttctgaaacttttgaacaaaaacCACTCAAGAATGCTATAGTTTTACTGGTctctttgatgatggaTTTCACGAACCAGACTTCGTTTGCGCTTGACATAGAAGTCCTAGATAACCAATTGATAAGCATGCTGACTGGGATTAACGATACAGACATTTACTCCAACGCTTTTAACTTGTGGAGAGCTAGAATTTTAGGCCACTACTACTTGACAACTGGACAAATCGCAACTATGAGCTCTATTGAACTGGATTCCAAGCTACTGGAAGACACATCCAATATCTTTCCGAAAGCAACTGATAGATTTGACCTCTTGGTAGCTGAACTACTCCAAAACTCAGATCCAGCTTCAAACCTAGAGAAATCACATTATGAGTCTGTAATTGGAGCCCTTCTTCTGACAACAAATTTTGACTCAAAACATTTGAGGTCCATGTTGAATTTCGATACGTTGAAAAAGTCGAAGGAATATATTCTTCCTCTGCACTATCACACATGTTTGTTGGCATCTTCTGAAGTTGAAACGTATGGAAAGAGTTTCTTTAAGAAAAAGATATCAGAATTTCATATTAGTGCTGTAAGCAATTCATCACTGGTATCTGGTCAGTGGATTAGTGATGTATGCATGGCAATCATAAATGAAATTTCAGACTCAATCCCAGTTATTAAGTTGTTTGCCATACTTGTTCACAATAGTCCGCACATAGTTTCGAAGATTTTCCTACCACTGGTTCTATTTTACGTAGCTACATCGAAAGAAGCTATACATCATATGCATGTCATCATAGACCAATTTTTTcagatcaagaaggaaactCTTTCCAGTGATTCAATCAATCTCATTCTTGAGCTGATCTTACTGATCAGAGTTGGTTTTTACAAGAAAATAAAGGCAATGGAAAAGCTCTACAGAGGAATGAACTTTCCGGTCATTATCAAGCTGGCTCAATATGCAAGAAAGCCGAAAATAAGTTTAGTgctttttgaagattatcATACAAACATGTCTCCCGCTGAGTTTAGCCTGGGAAATCACTCTCCTTTTCTTCGGATCTTGTATCATGACGTTGATGAAGCAGACATTTTACGAGGATTACCTGTAAAAACAAATATTGATTATGCAGTGGATATGTTGAGCCAATCGACGGAGGATCGATGGAAGAATATGGTGTTTGATATCGCCAATTTTGATGTTAGTTTTATTCGAAAAAGCAAAACAGGTCAAACCAATCGGTTGGCTCATACCATGTTATCCGACGGAATGACTAGTTTATCGAAACTTACTGGAGAGTATCTTTCAGAGAGTAAGCAGGATAGTGTTGCAGGTACCCAAATTTTAGAGGATCAATATTGTTGGAGTTGGAGACTGAGTCAATGGGACGTTCCAGTTCCTCAAGAGCTGGATACAATTGATAAATCTATTTTCAAACTGCTAAAGGAAATAAATGAAAGACCCAATGAACTCCGTTTGATATGTGAAGACTCATTAAGAAAATGCTTGGTTGACAAGCCCAAGTTCATCCGCAAGaccatcttcaagaagcaGAATCTTAAAAGCTGGTTCAACTGTCTAGCAGTTATCAGATCAATAGAAGAGCTAGATAGGTTGAACGATTCTAATTTGGCCAAAGAGTTAAATCATTATTCAAGCAATACAAAGTGGCTAGACAACGCAGATGTCGAGCAATCAGACCATCTGCTGTTGGGTAGAAAGACTGCGTTGGAGTTACTAGTGGGTTCTAAGAGACTGAGCACTACTAATCTGAAACTTTCAATGCTAGCTGAACTTGCTAGGTATTTCAATCTAGCTAAGAAGGAAGGAGAGATACAGAAATCAGTCTTTGCATCAACTTTCATGGACAGTATCTCTCGAGATTTCCCCAACGAGGCTGACAGTTCCGTAATTACATTCGTCAAAGACATCTCCAAGTTTTACTTAGCAGCTTCATTTTGGCAACTACAACAATCCAGTTTCTCTGTTACAGCGCTAAAAGAAATTATAGACAACCAAAAAGTTTTGCCACACATCTCctccttctccttcaaattgTTAGAAAAACCAAGACCGCTACTTCAATCGATACTGATAGAATGGATGTCTGTGTCAAGACAAGATACAGCGGCTTCGATTATGAAAGATATGGTGACCCCCATGTTACAAACTAGTCTTGACGATGTTGAACCCATAGATAGAGCCCAAATCTATCATGTCATAGCCAACTTTTGTGATAAACAATtattgacaaaatcaatCGATGAGTCTATTAGTAAAATGGAAAAGTACTAcaaacaacaaaaaaaggAATTGAATGATCTCTCAGAATTTGTACACAATAAAGGTAATGAtaaagaggaaagaaaagaggCAACTCGAGTTTACAAGAGAATAGAGAAACAATTCAAGGCAAATTATAAGGAATACGAAGCAATCTCCAAGTCACGTAGGCGCTACATTGAAACTTCCATCATGTTCTACCTCAAAACGATTAGCGTTCATGATTGCTATGACAATACAGACGTTGATCGTTTCTGTGGACTATGGTTAGAGCACAGTTCAGATGACAAACTGAACAAAGTAATTCACAGGAAACTTATGGACGTTCCTCTGTACAAGTTTATCACTTGGATAAATCAATTAATGTCCCGGCTCCTTGATGAGGATTCCAACTTTCAGAGAAACCTGAAGACTTTAATATTAGAACTTAGTTACATGCATCCCTTTCACACGCTCTACATGTTGAAATCTTTAAGATTGAATGacttttcaaatgatcTCTCCGTGACTTCTCGGAATGAGGCTGCTAATAAGGTCTGGGAAAAATTACAACTTAGAGATACCGGTTTCAATCATAGAATACTTAGTAAACTTGATGAATTTTGCGATAAAGCTGTTGCTCTGGCTGGATTGAAGCTTGGGAAGGTAACAGAAATTTCTTTGAGGTCAATTACCAATGGACGTTGGTGGACTTCAACATTACCTCAACTAGACGTCACACCTCCAACGTGCACAATACCCATTAAGAAAGATGGCCAATATAGAGTTTCAGAAATGGTCACCATATCCTCAGTTGAAGAAGTGATTAAGGTCGCAAGAAGCGGAATAAGTCTACCAAAGATAATGAATATTAAGCTTTCCAACGGAAAGTCTCATAaaatattgttgaaagGGGGTACTGATGATCTAAGGCAAGATGCCATCATGGAACAAGTGTTTGCAAAAGTGAATAGTCTATTCGCAAGGGATAAGAACACTAGAAAAAGGAACCTAAATATCCGTACTTATAAAGTTGTTCCTTTAGGTCCTCAAAGTGGAATtattgaatttgttgacaaTTCCATCGCATTGAATGATATTCTTCGGAAATTACATTCCCAATCTGACACTttatcttttgaagaggcaagattgaagatgaaggaagttcaagatcaaagtAACGAAGAGAGGTTAATAGTTTATCAAGAAATATGCAAGAATGTCCACCCAGTACTACgaaattttttcttcagtaCATTCCTTAATCCAGAGACATGGTTTTCTACCAGAATGAATTATACGCATGGGATATCCAGCACCTCAATCACAGGACATGTGCTGGGGCTAGGCGATAGACACAACAATAACATCCTGCTGGATTTATTCAGCGGGGATCCAATCCACATTGATCTTGGAGTTGCTTTTGACCAAGGAAAACTTCTTCCATTACCAGAAACTGTTCCTTTTAGATTAACAAGGGACATCGTTGACGGCTTTGGTATAACAGGTGTTCAAGGCTGTTTTCAAACTAGTGCTGAGCATTGTTTCCAAGTTTTAAGAGAACATAGTGAGAATATCAAGAGCATTCTAGATGTTTTGAGGTATGATCCACTTTATTCATGGTCCGTCTCTCCCATTAGAAGACACCGTATTCAGGAGATGGAGAATATAGAGGCAGCTGTGAAAGCTCAACGAGATGGTTCAGAAGCCCAAATAGCGATTGAAGGAGTTTTGAGAAAGTTGTTTGCCGATGGACTAAGTACTGAAGCCGTTGTCCGTGAGTTAATTCAGGAGGCAACCGATCCGGCAAACTTGTCACTACTGTATCTTGGGTGGTGTCCATTCTACTAA
- a CDS encoding 60S ribosomal protein L23 encodes MSGSGASGNKFRMSLGLPVGAIINCADNSGARNLYILAVKGVGARLNRLPAASVGDMVMATVKKGKPELRKKVMPAIVIRQSKTWRRKDGVFLYFEDNAGVIVNPKGEMKGSAITGPVGKECADLWPRIASNSGVVV; translated from the exons ATGTCAGGTTCAGGAGCTTCAGGTAACAAATTCCGTATGTCA TTGGGTCTCCCAGTAGGAGCCATCATTAACTGCGCCGACAACAGTGGTGCCAGAAACTTGTACATCCTTGCCGTAAAGGGTGTTGGTGCCAGATTGAACAGATTGCCAGCCGCCTCTGTTGGAGACATGGTCATGGCCACTGTCAAGAAAGGTAAGCCTGaattgagaaagaaggtcATGCCAGCTATTGTCATCAGACAATCTAAGACctggagaagaaaggaCGGTGTCTTCTTGTACTTTGAGGACAACGCAGGTGTCATTGTCAACCCTAAAGGTGAGATGAAGGGTTCTGCCATTACCGGTCCAGTCGGTAAGGAATGTGCCGACTTGTGGCCAAGAATTGCTTCCAACTCTGGTGTTGTTGTTTAA